In the genome of Bradysia coprophila strain Holo2 unplaced genomic scaffold, BU_Bcop_v1 contig_232, whole genome shotgun sequence, one region contains:
- the LOC119076748 gene encoding baeyer-Villiger monooxygenase-like, producing the protein MDGDKLDVLIVGAGFSGLHLLQKLRKLNFNVNIYEAGKGIGGTWYWNRYPGARVDSDFPFYQFTQDDIWKDFKFTERFPARAELVKYFNYVDEKLDLNRHIKFDARVTSAKFDGSEWLVETNNNQENVTRAKFIILCTGFAECRHTPSFKGLDTFKGVTVHTSLWPESGIDVVGKRVAVIGTGASGVQVIQEFAPIVDHLTVYQRTPNLALPMQQSFISDQTKWQFPAAGDIQEIFNKTRSSFGGMGFDFIPTNGSDATPEEQEAVFEDLYKRGGFYFWVGNYQDIFVNPKTNDAAYQFWCKKARSRIIDPIKRDILAPLVAPHPFGTKRPSLEQCYYEKYNQDNVGIINIRQSPILEITENGIRTENEGVIDFDVIVFATGFDQSGAILNIELKNERNESIQDKWKNGVWTNIGISTAGFPNMFFTYGPHAPTAIANGPTCAEIQGDWIIELLDRMRKDNKTKIVATEEAEIKWKDTVNVLWNRSLFPLADSWYQSANIPGKPREALNFAGGIPLYLSILDECANSNYKDFVLS; encoded by the exons AATTTCAATGTAAACATCTACGAAGCTGGTAAAGGAATTGGCGGTACATGGTATTGGAATCG TTATCCTGGTGCAAGAGTGGACAGCGACTTTCCATTTTATCAATTCACCCAAGATGACATTTGGAAGGACTTTAAATTTACCGAACGTTTTCCGGCACGGGCTGAActtgtaaaatatttcaattacgtCGACGAAAAGCTCGATTTGAATCGGCACATAAAATTCGATGCGAGAGTAACGTCGGCAAAGTTTGACGGCTCTGAATGGCTGGTTGAAACTAACAATAATCAGGAAAACGTAACGCGCGCCAAATTCATCATACTGTGCACGGGTTTCGCAGAGTGCCGACATACTCCGTCGTTTAAAGGATTGGACACCTTCAAGGGCGTAACTGTGCACACTAGTCTGTGGCCAGAAAGTGGAATAGATGTTGTCGGTAAACGGGTAGCAGTTATTGGAACTGGAGCGAGTGGAGTTCAAGTTATCCAAGAATTTGCACCTATTGTTGACCACTTAACCGTATATCAACGCACGCCCAATTTAGCACTGCCGATGCAACAATCTTTCATTTCGGATCAAACCAAATGGCAATTTCCTGCTGCTGGCGACATCCAggaaatatttaacaaaactCGATCTTCATTCGGTGGAATGGGATTCGACTTCATACCAACTAATGGAAGTGATGCTACTCCGGAAGAGCAGGAGGCAGTGTTTGAAGATTTATACAAACGTGGCGGATTCTATTTCTGGGTTGGTAACTACCAGGATATTTTCGTCAATCCGAAAACGAACGATGCAGCGTATCAGTTTTGGTGTAAGAAGGCCCGTTCACGGATTATTGATCCCATTAAAAGAGACATTCTAGCTCCTTTGGTCGCTCCTCATCCATTTGGTACTAAACGCCCCTCACTCGAACAGTGCTATTACGAGAAATACAATCAAGACAATGTCGGCATAATAAACATTCGCCAGTCTCCCATACTTGAGATCACTGAAAACGGAATCAGAACTGAGAACGAAGGAGTGATTGATTTCGATGTAATTGTCTTTGCAACGGGATTCGATCAATCCGGAGCCATTCTAAACATTGAACTGAAAAACGAGCGCAACGAATCCATTCAAGATAAATGGAAGAACGGTGTCTGGACGAACATCGGCATATCGACGGCTGGTTTTCCAAATATGTTTTTCACGTACGGTCCACACGCACCAACCGCCATTGCCAACGGTCCAACATGTGCAGAAATTCAAGGTGATTGGATCATTGAGCTGTTGGATCGAATGCGAAAagacaacaaaaccaaaattgtGGCCACCGAGGAAGCGGAAATTAAGTGGAAGGATACCGTGAACGTCTTATGGAATCGGAGTCTATTTCCGCTGGCTGATTCGTGGTATCAAAGTGCTAACATACCCGGCAAGCCGAGAGAGGCACTGAATTTTGCTGGTGGCATTCCGTTGTATCTGTCCATTCTGGACGAATGCGCCAATAGCAATTACAAAGACTTTGTGTTGTCTTAA